The Rhodamnia argentea isolate NSW1041297 chromosome 10, ASM2092103v1, whole genome shotgun sequence sequence CATCCACTGCCTAATATGTGGATTTATATGTAGAATTTATAGTGATGATCATATAATCATTATACTTCAGAAAAATAATACTATGTAGACTTTTTTTCATAGGAAgtatagaagaaaacaaatctATATTATAGGGAATCCAAAAGAACAATGGAAAAGGAAGAGCACACTCTTTTAAACATTGTGCTGCTGCCGCAAAATGAGCAGGTCACAGAATTGTTCCCTTGGATTGGATCCTTAATGGTAGAAATTTGGGCGTTTTCATGGTGGAACACAAGCACAAAATATCATGGCTCCTAAGGGTTATAGGAGTCTGCACAGGGTAATGGTGCTTTGCTCTGTTTTGACTTGCCACTTGAACCCATGGGGATTGGAGAAACATTGTCAGCTGTTATTGGAATTACCATTTTTGGCTAGTGGCTACCTGGATATATTGGTGGTTATTTTTTTCTCGACTGGAATTTTAATGGTAAAGATGGAGGAATAGTTGAAAACTGTAATACTTCGTTGGCGACATTTCATCTTTCTTCTGTTGAAGGTTGAAAGATGACGTGATTTTAGCAGGTTGCTCAATGTGTGCCTGCTGTGTATAAGGATTACTTACCAAGTTTAGTTCAAACTGATGCTTtactgtttttctcttttcaagtgCTGAATCTATTctgttttctgtttttgttgccTGATTTGCAGGAGGAGCCCCATATCCATCGCAGCAGCTGTTATATACATTATTACTCAGATCTCCGATGAGAAGAAGCCTCTCCGAGGTTTTAATTTCTCTAATCTTATTCGGTTCAAACAACTAAAGAcatgttttcacaaaatcttaaTTGTCATGTTTACATCTTGAGGTGTTAGATCTTGAAAAGTGGTTATTTACTTTATAAATCTTGTCAAATAAATCAACGGGATAATACAAACTTATTATGCTGAAGAAATTGAACTAATGGTTTCCATATTCAGTCATCAAGGTGCATATGCAAATGGCATCTGAAACAGCGTGCGCATATAGATAACCGAATATGTATGCAGATATATCACTAGCCACTGGAGTTGCTGAAGGGACGATTAGGAACTCCTACAAGGATCTGTATCCTCACATTGCCAAGATAATACCGAGCTGGTATGCCAAGGAAGAGGATCTAAAGAATCTCTGCAGTCCTTGAGTGTGCATAGATAATACAGACGGAGTGGACATTAGATGACTTTCAGTCAGTTTTGGAAATCGGAACAGTCTCGAAATTTTAATTGTTGTCATAAAGAATATGGTGCTTCTTAATTCTTTTGCTCTTATATTATTGCAAGATGTATCGAAAACTTTGTAATTCAAATGTTGAAAAGGCCTCGTTCAAGAAGTATTTTCGGCCCTCGACTGGAGGATACCTGTGACATGcaagcaatctctctctctctctctctctctctctctctctgtgtaaACGTTCAGGTCATCTGGGTGACAATTCCATGGATGATACTCCTGGGAAGATGAaatggaatttcaaaacgaGGTTTGCACCAGTCTTATGTTTAGACCGCAGTCCATGAATTTGTTCCGTATTTTGCTCGTCTCCATGTAGAATGTGGCCGTCCCAATGGATCGCTTTTCCTTTTGGGCCCCCTTTCATCTCCGttctattttcttctcctcAGTTGTCTCCGTCCTAGAATTCGGCTGCCTTTATCTCCCCACTAGTGGGATGGCCTTTTTGGGCAGCCTTAGATAGGTTCGGCTTGTATGGGTCCACGCACGTGTACCTACGTTGTTACACTGTATTTGCAACGGCGAAGTGATCTTTAGCCACCGTGGGCGTTCTGGCTCTGCATAATCCATGAGGGAGGGCTCTTCCAGATGCAAGACCATGAGGTCTCAATCTCGATCCTAAAACACAGGTAGacaataaaaaataggaaaaattaatcGGATAGACTTAATTAGTCAAAGGTAAAAacgtttagtattgaattggcaaaattaaaaagtttaggattgaattgacaaaaaatgtaaTGACTTTTTGATCAAATTTCCCAACAATTCTATCTAAGATGCAAAGGAGAACTAGTAAAAAGGATCAGAACGTTCCCGTCTTGAATTCCATCTTTCTAGATAGAAAAACCTATGCCTAAGGCCTCAAACAAACACCCAAGAACGATTCCGTCCTGGGgctcaatttccttatgtatgAAAAAACCTATACCATCCCCCGTGGACCAAAATTGTATATCTAACTTTTCAAACACTTCACAAGAACATGGGGTTCCCATCCCCTTTTTACGTAAACATATACCCAACCCCTTAAAAACTCCCAAACCAAACTTTCCTCGATTCatttctcatctctctctctctctctctctctctctctctaagccaaatttcgaaaaaaaagaaggagcgCACAACACACCGTAAAACTAAAATTTCCTCCCACCAAAACCAACAAGACCATAATCATTTCCAAAAACTACCAAACGGCCTAAAAATGAAAGACGTCTCAGGATCagtggtggtgatcatggtgCCTCTCCCGGCGCAAGGCCACCTCAACCAGCTCCTCGAGCTCGCCTACCTTGTCGCCTCCCATGGCATCCCCGTCCACTACGTGGGCTGCGCCTCCCACAACCGCCAGGCCAAGCTCCGCTCCCACATCCCGCCATCATCCTCGTCCTGCGACGTCTGCTTCCACAACTTCCCAACCCCGCCCTTCCTCTCCCCCGCCCCGAACCCTAATTCAACCTACAAGTTCCCGTCCCACCTCCAGCCGGCGTTTGATGCCGCTTCATTGCTCCGAGGCCCCGTCGCCTCCCTCATCCGCTCCCTCTCCTTGGAGTCGAGGCGGGTCGTTGTGGTCCACGACTCACTGATGGGGTCCGTGGTCCAGGACGCTGCCTTAGTCCCCAACGCCGAGAACTACGTCTTCCACTCGGTTTCTGCCTTCGCGCTTTACTGGTACACGTGGGAGGCCACAGGGAGGGTGCTCCCACGGGAGGAGGAGGTCGATATTGCGGAGCTTCTCTCCTCCAAGGGCTTCCCGTCCCTCCAGGTCTCCTTCTCCAACGAGTTCTTGAAGTTCATCGCTTCGCAGCACGATTTCAAGAAGTTAAGCTCGGGGAGCATCTACAACACATGCAGGGTTGTCGAGGACCGTTATGTAGACTTATTTGCCAGCGCAACATCGAACTGCATCACAACCAAGCACTGGGCAATCGGGCCGCTCAACACGGTCAAAGTACCCGAAAAGAGTTCTAGAAGATCAGCTCACGTGTGCATAAAGTGGCTTGACAAGCAAGCGCCGAGCTCAGTGATATACGTGTCCTTCGGCACCACGACGGCTCTGAGTGACGAGCAGATCCGCGAGATCGCAATCGGGTTGGAACGTAGCGGACAGAAGTTCATCTGGGTATTGAGGGAAGCTGATAAGGCGGACATTTTCAGCGGAGGAGGAGTGACGAGGAAAATCGAACTGCCCCAAGGGTTCGAAGAGACTGTGGAGGCTCGAGATTCCGGCATGGTGGTGAGGGACTGGGCACCGCAGCTGGAGATCTTGGGGCACCCAGCGACAGGCGGATTCTTGAGCCACTGCGGGTGGAACTCTTGCATGGAGAGCATCAGCATGGGAGTGCCGATCCTTGCATGGCCTATGCATTCGGATCAGCCCAGGAATGCAGTCTTGATCACACGAGTCCTCAAGATTGGACTTATTGTCAAGGATTGGATGAGCCAAGACGAGGTCGTGGAGTCCTCCACTATCCAAGGTGCCGTGAAGGCGCTCATGGCGTCGGAGGAAGGGGAGGAGACGAGGAAGACTGCGGCCGAGTTAGGGGCGGCCGTCCGGGGGTCAATGGACGAGGGTGGAGTTTCTCGGGCCGAGTTGGACTCTTTCATCACTCATATCTCTAGATaagttttctccctttttttaattctgtCTTTAATGCATATCTCTAGATAAGTTGTCTCCCcttttttattctgtttttaGCATTAAAGAGTAAAGACTTATCTTAATTTAccagaaagggagagagagagagagcgcattCTATATAAAGTGAGTGATTCAATGCAAAAAGCAATCAATATATATAAATCATAGGAAGTTGCTGGCATGATAGTCCGACAGTACTATTAATTATTTCTGACAACACgattttccaatcaattgatgctttatgcaaaatacgcaatGATAGTGTGTGGATCTATAGTTGAGTATACAATCCTTGACAATACTGTCAAGAAAACTTTTCCCTAAATCATATGAGAAGTTGTATCTTTAGTAAGATGTTCATATGTGTTTTCAATATATGATTGACTTGATCTAGTAGAATGAGTTTGGATGATCATTACTCCAAAACTAGAATGAGTTTGGATGATCATTACTCCAAAACTAGAATGAGTTGTAGAAGTTGAAAGCTCGAAAAAAAGGATAGCCACCGGACGCCGCCTAATCTGCCATGCTAGCTGTTTGGACTTGTATTCAAACTCAAGGTGCCTAAACAATTGGGTGGCGGATTAGGCGGTGTTTGGTGGCTGTTTATGGCGAAACTGTCTAAGGGCAGCGACGGTGGTATTGGCTTCTAGAAATGACGTGCGAAAGGTtgaaaaaaggaagggaaacaACAAGCGGTTGATGTGATTGGCTTGCGAAATAGTAAATAAACGATGCCACCTATACGGCTGGAGTCATAGTATGAAGCGGCCAATACGGTTGGCATAGGAAAATAGTTATTGAGCGATGTGGCAAGTGCGGATggcatcaaaagaaaaacaccTTTGTGAAAAAGGCTTACTTAGACAAGAATGAGGCACTTGAGTGAGCATTATGGAGCAGCGGAGTGGATTTATTTTGTTACGAGGTGCATGGGGTGCACTAGGGTTATTTCAAAAAGGAGGCTCTATTACCAAGTTGAGAATGATAAAGCGGAAGAGAGAAATTGAGAAATTCTTATATATTTCTATTTGCATTGATAAATTATacatgagcctatttataggctttattagaGAACTATTTAAGGTAATAAGATAAA is a genomic window containing:
- the LOC115729026 gene encoding zeatin O-glucosyltransferase-like isoform X2 — protein: MKDVSGSVVVIMVPLPAQGHLNQLLELAYLVASHGIPVHYVGCASHNRQAKLRSHIPPSSSSCDVCFHNFPTPPFLSPAPNPNSTYKFPSHLQPAFDAASLLRGPVASLIRSLSLESRRVVVVHDSLMGSVVQDAALVPNAENYVFHSVSAFALYWYTWEATGRVLPREEEVDIAELLSSKGFPSLQVSFSNEFLKFIASQHDFKKLSSGSIYNTCRVVEDRYVDLFASATSNCITTKHWAIGPLNTVKVPEKSSRRSAHVCIKWLDKQAPSSVIYVSFGTTTALSDEQIREIAIGLERSGQKFIWVLREADKADIFSGGGVTRKIELPQGFEETVEARDSGMVVRDWAPQLEILGHPATGGFLSHCGWNSCMESISMGVPILAWPMHSDQPRNAVLITRVLKIGLIVKDWMSQDEVVESSTIQGAVKALMASEEGEETRKTAAELGAAVRGSMDEGGVSRAELDSFITHISR
- the LOC115729026 gene encoding zeatin O-glucosyltransferase-like isoform X1 — protein: MKDVSGSVVVIMVPLPAQGHLNQLLELAYLVASHGIPVHYVGCASHNRQAKLRSHIPPSSSSCDVCFHNFPTPPFLSPAPNPNSTYKFPSHLQPAFDAASLLRGPVASLIRSLSLESRRVVVVHDSLMGSVVQDAALVPNAENYVFHSVSAFALYWYTWEATGRVLPREEEVDIAELLSSKGFPSLQVSFSNEFLKFIASQHDFKKLSSGSIYNTCRVVEDRYVDLFASATSNCITTKHWAIGPLNTVKVPEKSSRRSAHVCIKWLDKQAPSSVIYVSFGTTTALSDEQIREIAIGLERSGQKFIWVLREADKADIFSGGGVTRKIELPQGFEETVEARDSGMVVRDWAPQLEILGHPATGGFLSHCGWNSCMESISMGVPILAWPMHSDQPRNAVLITRVLKIGLIVKDWMSQDEVVESSTIQGAVKALMASEEGEETRKTAAELGAAVRGSMDEGGVSRAELDSFITHISR